In Apium graveolens cultivar Ventura chromosome 10, ASM990537v1, whole genome shotgun sequence, the following are encoded in one genomic region:
- the LOC141691376 gene encoding uncharacterized protein LOC141691376, whose translation MIPVINPYPFFQWGIDIVGPFPKSKNQAQYIVVAVDYATKWVEARPLAKIHEKDMLKIKHIKSSVAYPQANGQVEVSNRIILQGLKKRVDELPRRWVDELPNVLWSYRTTPRSSTGISPFKMAFGLEAVSPVEICLNSPRVEYFDAEAWREGIQLHNVLIKEVRDEASRRVLQQQARTAAYFNKKVKVKQFLVGDLVLRESAASQPAITGKFKAP comes from the exons ATGATTCCAGTCATCAACCCATACCCTTTCTTTCAGTGGGGTATAGACATCGTGGGCCCTTTCCCAAAGTCTAAGAATCAAGCCCAATACATTGTTGTGGCTGTCGATTATGCAACAAAATGGGTCGAAGCACGACCTTTGGCTAAGATTCATGAGAAGGATATG CTCAAGATAAAACACATCAAGTCATCGGTAGCATACCCCCAGGCTAATGGACAGGTTGAAGTTTCTAATCGGATCATCTTACAAGGGCTCAAGAAAAGGGTTGACGAACTACCAAGGCGATGGGTCGACGAATTGCCTAATGTTCTCTGGTCTTATAGAACGACCCCTAGGAGTTCAACAGGTATATCCCCTTTTAAAATGGCTTTTGGTTTGGAAGCAGTCTCGCCTGTCGAAATCTGTCTTAATTCCCCAAGGGTCGAATACTTTGACGCTGAAGCATGGCGAGAAGGAATTCAACTCCACAATGTCCTTATAAAAGAAGTCAGAGACGAAGCGTCAAGAAGAGTTCTCCAACAACAAGCGCGCACAGCAGCTTACTTTAACAAGAAAGTAAAGGTTAAACAGTTCTTGGTTGGGGATTTAGTCCTTCGAGAGTCGGCAGCATCCCAACCAGCGATAACAGGTAAATTCAAGGCCCCGTAG
- the LOC141691377 gene encoding uncharacterized protein LOC141691377, which produces MSTDSISQEEFLKMQEDMAQLRDLVKMQSRFEAPVESPLSRSIEKAKIDRTLKTPTVDQFDGSTDPSGFLNTFDGRMAFYGHSEVARCQFFSTCLQGTALHWYNNLPSRSIDSWTTLKTKFQTRFSSNYKRDLEEPLAVNYLVAGIDGIRHGILLEELIEKHPQHLHAAFQIVEHRMTLQEAMGSIRSPRRSNYKYDRSRTHSPRTPRSRRYDSKSPRRSSPRRDTGNEKFQSPRGREYQRQPVSDRKWQPRDRKDKEFTKLTVNKATILAILKTEPGFRPPRPMKPGRPPSSRYCDYHEDTGHTTEQCYQLSNLIESKIRRGHFVHYIEGQDQN; this is translated from the exons ATGTCAACAGACTCGATATCACAAGAGGAGTTTCTTAAGATGCAGGAAGATATGGCTCAACTGCGTGATTTAGTTAAAATGCAGTCGAGATTTGAAGCCCCGGTTGAAAGCCCCCTATCTCGAAGTATCGAAAAAGCTAAGATAGATAGGACTTTGAAAACCCCGACGGTCGACCAATTTGATGGATCGACCGACCCATCAGGCTTCCTCAATACTTTCGATGGTCGAATGGCATTCTACGGACACTCAGAAGTTGCCCGTTGCCAATTCTTCTCTACATGTTTACAGGGAACAGCCTTACATTGGTATAACAATCTCCCATCTAGGTCGATCGACTCCTGGACTACATTGAAAACTAAATTTCAGACGAGGTTTTCAAGCAACTACAAAAGGG ACCTAGAGGAACCTTTGGCAGTAAACTATTTAGTAGCAGGCATTGATGGAATCCGACATGGCATTCTGCTAGAAGAGCTCATAGAAAAACATCCCCAACATCTTCATGCGGCTTTCCAGATTGTCGAACATCGGATGACGCTTCAAGAAGCGATGGGAAGCATAAGATCTCCCCGACGCTCTAACTACAAGTATGATAGGTCAAGAACTCATAGCCCACGGACCCCGAGGTCTCGAAGGTATGACTCCAAATCTCCTCGACGTTCATCGCCGAGAAGGGATACTGGAAATGAGAAATTTCAAAGCCCGAGAGGTCGAGAGTACCAGCGACAGCCCGTATCAGATAGAAAATGGCAGCCCCGTGACAGAAAAGACAAGGAGTTTACCAAGCTTACAGTCAACAAAGCAACAATCTTGGCAATTCTGAAGACAGAACCTGGCTTTCGACCCCCGAGGCCTATGAAGCCAGGTCGTCCTCCAAGCTCTCGATATTGTGACTATCACGAAGATACGGGGCACACTACAGAACAATGTTATCAGTTAAGCAATCTCATTGAATCCAAAATCAGAAGAGGCCATTTCGTCCATTACATCGAAGGACAGGACCAAAATTAA
- the LOC141691378 gene encoding uncharacterized protein LOC141691378, translating to MNPIGWNCRGVGASRIVRVLKEMVKSHKPVLLFLSETLAVSNKIEALASKLGFANFFSVDKQGRGGGLTVFWKHNLMCSVVDCSHNYIDIIVKEKSARDWRLTCFYGYPERERRQASWNLLRHLSSSYQLPWCVFGDFNDLLYSSDKKGKHKHPQNLMDGFRNAIQDSLLIEVELKDGNFTWEKSKGTTNWVQEKLDRCFANSSW from the coding sequence ATGAATCCTATAGGTTGGAACTGTCGAGGTGTAGGCGCATCTCGCATAGTTCGAGTATTGAAGGAGATGGTTAAATCTCACAAGCCCGTTCTTTTGTTTTTGTCTGAAACTTTAGCAGTTAGTAATAAAATTGAAGCTCTTGCTTCTAAGCTTGGTTTTGCTAATTTTTTCTCAGTAGATAAACAAGGTAGAGGAGGTGGGTTgacagttttctggaagcataATTTAATGTGTAGTGTAGTAGACTGTTCACACAACTACATTGATATCATTGTAAAAGAAAAGAGTGCTAGAGACTGGAGGTTAACATGCTTTTATGGGTATCCTGAAAGAGAAAGAAGGCAAGCATCTTGGAATCTTCTTCGTCATCTTTCTTCAAGCTACCAGTTGCCATGGTGTGTGTTCGGGGATTTTAACGACTTACTATACAGTAGTGATAAAAAAGGAAAGCACAAACATCCTCAAAATCTCATGGATGGGTTTAGGAATGCAATACAGGATAGTTTGTTAATAGAGGTAGAGCTCAAAGATGGGAACTTTACGTGGGAGAAGAGCAAGGGGACAACAAACTGGGTTCAAGAAAAGTTGGACAGGTGCTTTGCTAATAGTTCTTGGTGA